In Hyalangium minutum, the following proteins share a genomic window:
- a CDS encoding acetyl-CoA C-acetyltransferase yields the protein MKSVSKSEEIYFLSGKRTPFGTYGGALKDVSATELAVESAKAALAQAKVSPEQIQHVVYGNVVQTSSDAIYLPRHVGLRTGVPIPVPALGVNRLCGSGFQAFVTAAEQMLTEQASCVLAGGTESMSQAPHVIRGARWGIPLGKGGLEDMLWSALTDSYTGQAMALTAEQLAVDYGLTQEQVDEYAVLTQKRFAAAQEAGRLQDEISSVTLKGKKGDTVFAKDEHNRPETTVEGLKKLPKVFKKDGVVHAGAASGICDGAGSMVMATRSFVDKHGLKPIGRLVNWGISGCDPKVMGIGPAPAIRRLLERAEIKLGDVELFEVNEAFAPQYLAVEKELGLPRERTNVNGGAIAVGHPLGASGARITMSLIYELKRRGARYGIGSACIGGGQGIAVLVEAL from the coding sequence ATGAAGAGCGTTTCGAAGAGCGAAGAGATCTACTTTCTGTCCGGTAAGCGCACCCCGTTCGGCACGTACGGAGGAGCCCTCAAGGACGTGAGCGCCACGGAGCTGGCGGTGGAGTCCGCGAAGGCGGCGCTGGCCCAGGCCAAGGTGTCCCCCGAGCAGATCCAGCACGTGGTGTACGGCAACGTCGTGCAGACGAGCTCGGACGCCATCTACCTGCCTCGGCACGTGGGCCTGCGCACGGGCGTGCCCATTCCGGTGCCGGCGCTGGGCGTGAACCGGCTGTGCGGCTCGGGCTTCCAGGCGTTCGTCACGGCGGCGGAGCAGATGCTCACCGAGCAGGCCTCGTGTGTGCTGGCCGGCGGCACCGAGTCCATGAGCCAGGCGCCCCACGTCATCCGCGGCGCGCGCTGGGGCATTCCGCTGGGCAAGGGCGGGCTGGAGGACATGCTGTGGAGCGCCCTGACGGACAGCTACACGGGCCAGGCCATGGCGCTGACGGCCGAGCAGCTCGCGGTGGACTACGGGCTCACCCAGGAGCAGGTGGACGAGTACGCGGTGCTCACGCAGAAGCGCTTCGCCGCCGCGCAGGAGGCGGGCCGGCTGCAGGATGAGATTTCGTCCGTCACGTTGAAGGGCAAGAAGGGCGACACGGTGTTCGCGAAGGATGAGCACAACCGCCCGGAGACCACGGTGGAGGGGCTGAAGAAGCTGCCCAAGGTGTTCAAGAAGGACGGCGTGGTGCACGCGGGCGCGGCCAGTGGCATCTGCGACGGCGCGGGCTCCATGGTGATGGCCACGCGCTCCTTCGTGGACAAGCACGGCTTGAAGCCCATCGGGCGGCTGGTGAACTGGGGCATCTCCGGGTGCGATCCCAAGGTGATGGGCATTGGCCCGGCGCCGGCCATCCGGCGGCTGCTGGAGCGCGCCGAGATCAAGCTGGGCGACGTGGAGCTGTTCGAGGTAAACGAGGCCTTCGCGCCGCAGTACCTGGCGGTGGAGAAGGAGCTGGGGCTGCCACGCGAGCGCACCAACGTCAACGGTGGGGCCATCGCGGTGGGCCACCCGCTGGGCGCCTCGGGGGCGCGCATCACCATGAGCCTCATTTATGAACTGAAGCGCCGGGGTGCCCGGTATGGTATCGGATCGGCGTGCATCGGCGGCGGCCAGGGGATCGCGGTCCTGGTCGAGGCGCTCTGA
- a CDS encoding serine/threonine-protein kinase, translated as MSDEDKTSVLDERSRPSSSALMEEPRTPVSVPNLRQTDRRSLLPGTLVQGRYQIERVLGEGGMGRIWLAEDLQELRQVALKEMQVPEGLSPSKVEELVLMFRHEFYAMTKLQHPGTLKVFDCGMTEAGNRFITMEVVGGQDLSSVARGQPLDTLTLYRILIQMAQVLAFIHARLYVHCDIKASNVRFMEDGTIKLMDFGVMHQLGTPSPGKLKGTLEYMAPEWQRGANIDGRADLYSLGVMAYFLATRRLPFKRQSPAALLADHLTRPPPKPSTICPVDPALEEIILLLMAKDPRDRYQNAGELLEALCQASGEPLPEEPLSARASYLHVPEVVGREAELEHLMNSLAEADWGQSQAVLIGAPAGVGKSRLLQEFELQAKLAEIVFGMGQCRAEGLAPLAPLTQALRSLVPLTPPELAERVAPLLGRLVPALSSKTAPVPTFSDAGAERIAIFGALTEWLQALADRHTFVLCFEDLQWADSSSLEVLNVIIRALSRSRGMVVGSYRSDALSRLSLAFQTVDEGLSHRMDLAPLTSEHVQTLVQLALPGLQVPEGFVTGLHSITEGNAFFATECLRALVEEGALRRLGGRWMADGNLAKRKLPVTIEDTVLARLKAAPPDRVSLLRRLAPAGRSLELPMVRALAGMIEVDLFQALDDIVARQFLQLIEGRYVFTHDTVHQAIYDSTPEQMRRAYHGRVAEVLQGFRHDNPNMDRMVGYHFARSTQPRRAIEPLMRAGQAAIGSQALLDATLLLKEAAELLEQEPRTPERVGQIIRTWATLIEVGYTSDPPTALVYAHKLFQHWADTVDLEAGRQEALEQLDAARTAPPAEHAEALRQVFREIPISAHMTPVEVFWKKAELQILQGIAMAIMGRTGDFQLLLERVEREHPVDSPFRAGVFIGRGALSSHTGHFAGVLKAQREQVERLRAFRASVERPSPRLAWALGMGCYFLNMLRGLRGEPLDADATRDGFEVAETFGFTDIRIYHLFTQIVRASFTGDAVALIPVLIEKQELIRRLGNPRLPERNLAIYTPPYYLERGELEQVEAVLARGQTLAEVLPGDLWLQRYVQVYQACRDVLANDVAAARESLPRALEVARTDEFRMETLVRVYQSRFERSQGNEAVAREAAEAALTRALDPVLENPFDEILARRALAPLVPVDEGLAHLAQALARAEETRNVLQVGLVHFALAELWFARSSLEASRALDAAEKAFQAARSPFWLTRVATLREDVLSQLGLKTG; from the coding sequence ATGAGCGACGAAGACAAGACTTCAGTCCTCGACGAGCGCAGCCGCCCGTCGTCGAGCGCACTGATGGAGGAGCCGCGTACGCCGGTGTCGGTGCCGAACCTGCGCCAGACGGATCGCCGCTCGCTGCTGCCGGGCACCCTGGTCCAGGGCCGCTACCAGATCGAGCGGGTGCTGGGCGAGGGCGGTATGGGCCGCATCTGGCTCGCGGAGGACCTCCAGGAACTGCGCCAGGTGGCCCTCAAGGAGATGCAGGTCCCCGAGGGCCTCAGCCCGTCCAAGGTGGAGGAGCTGGTGCTGATGTTCCGGCACGAGTTCTACGCCATGACGAAGCTGCAGCACCCCGGCACCCTCAAGGTCTTCGACTGCGGGATGACCGAGGCCGGTAACCGCTTCATCACCATGGAGGTGGTGGGTGGGCAGGACTTGAGCTCGGTGGCCCGGGGGCAGCCGCTCGACACACTGACGCTCTACCGCATCCTGATCCAGATGGCCCAGGTGCTGGCCTTCATCCATGCGCGCCTCTACGTCCACTGCGACATCAAGGCCAGCAACGTGCGCTTCATGGAGGATGGCACCATCAAGTTGATGGACTTCGGCGTGATGCACCAGCTGGGCACGCCGAGCCCTGGCAAGCTCAAGGGCACGCTGGAGTACATGGCCCCCGAGTGGCAGCGCGGCGCCAACATCGACGGGCGCGCGGACCTGTACTCGTTGGGCGTGATGGCCTACTTCCTCGCCACGCGCCGGCTGCCCTTCAAGCGCCAGAGCCCCGCCGCCCTTCTGGCGGACCACCTGACCCGGCCGCCGCCCAAGCCCTCCACCATCTGCCCCGTGGATCCGGCGCTAGAGGAGATCATCCTCCTGCTGATGGCCAAGGACCCGCGCGACAGGTACCAGAACGCGGGCGAGCTGCTCGAGGCGCTCTGCCAGGCCAGCGGCGAGCCGCTGCCCGAGGAGCCCCTGTCCGCGCGCGCCAGCTACCTCCACGTGCCCGAGGTGGTAGGCCGCGAGGCGGAGCTGGAGCATCTGATGAACTCGCTGGCCGAGGCGGACTGGGGCCAGTCCCAGGCGGTGCTCATCGGCGCCCCCGCCGGCGTGGGCAAGTCCCGGCTGCTCCAGGAGTTCGAGCTGCAGGCCAAGCTGGCGGAGATCGTCTTCGGCATGGGCCAGTGCCGCGCCGAGGGCCTCGCCCCGCTGGCCCCGCTCACCCAGGCCCTGCGCAGCCTCGTGCCGCTGACGCCCCCCGAGCTGGCCGAGCGCGTGGCGCCCCTGCTGGGCCGCCTGGTGCCCGCCCTGTCCTCGAAGACGGCGCCGGTGCCCACCTTCTCGGACGCGGGCGCCGAGCGCATCGCCATCTTCGGCGCGCTCACCGAGTGGCTCCAGGCTCTGGCCGATCGCCACACCTTCGTCCTGTGCTTCGAGGATCTGCAGTGGGCGGACTCCTCCTCGCTCGAGGTGCTCAACGTCATCATCCGCGCCCTGTCCCGCTCGCGCGGCATGGTGGTCGGCTCGTATCGCTCGGACGCGCTGAGCCGGCTGAGCCTCGCCTTCCAGACGGTGGACGAGGGTCTGTCCCACCGCATGGACCTGGCCCCACTCACCTCCGAGCACGTGCAGACGCTGGTGCAGCTGGCGCTCCCCGGCCTGCAGGTCCCCGAGGGCTTCGTCACCGGCCTGCACTCCATCACCGAGGGCAACGCCTTCTTCGCCACCGAGTGCCTGCGCGCTCTGGTGGAGGAGGGCGCCCTGCGCCGCTTGGGCGGCCGGTGGATGGCCGATGGGAACCTGGCCAAGCGCAAGCTGCCCGTGACCATCGAGGACACCGTGCTGGCCCGGCTCAAGGCGGCCCCGCCGGACCGGGTGTCGCTGCTGCGCCGGCTGGCTCCCGCGGGCCGCAGCCTGGAGCTGCCCATGGTCCGCGCGCTGGCGGGCATGATCGAGGTGGATCTGTTCCAGGCGCTGGACGACATCGTCGCGCGGCAGTTCCTCCAGCTCATCGAAGGCCGCTACGTCTTCACCCACGACACCGTCCACCAGGCCATCTACGACAGCACCCCAGAGCAGATGCGCCGCGCGTACCACGGGCGCGTGGCCGAGGTGCTCCAGGGCTTCCGGCACGACAACCCGAACATGGACCGGATGGTGGGCTACCACTTCGCCCGCTCCACGCAGCCTCGGCGCGCCATCGAGCCGCTGATGCGCGCGGGGCAGGCGGCCATCGGCTCGCAGGCGCTGCTGGATGCCACGCTCCTGTTGAAGGAGGCGGCGGAGCTGCTGGAGCAGGAGCCGCGCACCCCTGAGCGAGTGGGGCAGATCATCCGCACGTGGGCCACGCTCATCGAGGTGGGCTACACGAGCGATCCACCCACCGCGCTGGTGTACGCGCATAAGCTCTTTCAGCACTGGGCGGACACGGTGGACCTGGAGGCGGGCCGCCAGGAGGCGCTCGAGCAGCTGGACGCGGCGCGCACCGCGCCTCCCGCCGAGCACGCCGAGGCCCTGCGCCAGGTGTTCCGCGAGATTCCCATCTCCGCGCACATGACGCCGGTGGAGGTGTTCTGGAAGAAGGCGGAGCTGCAGATTCTGCAAGGCATCGCCATGGCCATCATGGGCCGCACTGGGGACTTCCAGCTGCTGCTGGAGCGCGTGGAGCGCGAGCACCCGGTGGACTCGCCCTTCCGGGCCGGCGTGTTCATCGGGCGGGGCGCGCTCAGCTCGCACACCGGGCACTTCGCGGGCGTGCTCAAGGCCCAGCGCGAGCAGGTGGAGCGGCTGCGTGCGTTCCGGGCCTCGGTGGAGCGGCCCTCGCCCCGGCTGGCCTGGGCGTTGGGCATGGGGTGCTATTTCCTCAACATGCTCCGGGGCCTGCGTGGCGAGCCGCTGGACGCGGACGCCACCCGCGACGGGTTCGAGGTGGCGGAGACGTTCGGCTTCACGGACATCCGCATCTACCACCTGTTCACGCAGATCGTCCGCGCCTCCTTCACGGGCGACGCGGTGGCGCTCATCCCCGTGCTCATCGAGAAGCAGGAGCTGATCCGCCGCCTGGGCAACCCGCGCCTGCCCGAGCGCAACCTCGCCATCTACACGCCTCCGTACTACCTGGAGCGTGGCGAGCTGGAGCAGGTGGAGGCGGTGCTGGCCCGCGGGCAGACGCTGGCCGAGGTGCTGCCCGGGGACTTGTGGCTGCAGCGCTACGTGCAGGTGTACCAGGCGTGCCGGGACGTGCTGGCCAACGACGTGGCCGCCGCGCGCGAGTCACTCCCGCGAGCGCTGGAGGTGGCGCGCACGGACGAGTTCCGCATGGAGACGCTGGTGCGCGTCTACCAGTCCCGTTTCGAGCGCTCGCAGGGGAACGAGGCCGTCGCCCGGGAAGCCGCCGAGGCCGCGCTGACTCGGGCGTTGGATCCGGTGCTGGAGAACCCCTTCGATGAAATCCTCGCTCGCCGGGCGCTGGCGCCGCTGGTGCCGGTGGACGAGGGCCTGGCCCACTTGGCGCAGGCGCTCGCGCGGGCGGAGGAGACGCGCAACGTGCTGCAGGTCGGGCTGGTGCACTTCGCGCTGGCGGAGCTGTGGTTCGCGCGCTCCTCGCTCGAGGCCTCCCGCGCGCTGGATGCGGCGGAGAAGGCCTTTCAGGCGGCGCGCTCACCCTTCTGGCTGACGCGGGTGGCGACCCTGCGCGAGGACGTGCTGAGCCAGCTGGGGCTGAAGACGGGGTAG
- a CDS encoding DMT family transporter, translating into MAVSPRVRGALMGLGAAALFGVSAPVAKRLLPSSGPLVLASLLYLGSGLGLSALGLLRRRSGTSSREAPLGRKDVPLLAGIILCGGVLGPVLMLTGLGRLSGVAASLMLNLEGPLTLLLALLVFGEHLGRSGLLAAGFIFSGAVVLGVEAGEVHGDALGALCLAGACLAWAVDNNLTQRLSLKDPVALVRVKALGAGACTLVLALLTGQSWPPAPVIAAALVLGLGSYGLSIVLDTHALRLLGAAREAAYFATAPFVGALVAVPLLDERFQVLEWVAGALMAAGVLLLLRERHVHVHTHTALEHEHLHVHDAHHQHEHPGMTRVSEPHSHPHRHVPITHDHPHVSDLHHRHQH; encoded by the coding sequence ATGGCGGTGTCGCCACGCGTGAGAGGGGCGCTCATGGGGCTGGGAGCAGCTGCGCTTTTCGGTGTCAGCGCTCCCGTGGCCAAGCGGCTCCTTCCGTCCAGCGGGCCCCTGGTGCTGGCGTCGCTCCTCTACTTGGGCAGTGGGCTGGGGCTCTCCGCTCTGGGCTTGCTCCGGCGGCGGTCCGGCACTTCGAGCCGTGAGGCCCCGTTGGGGCGCAAGGACGTGCCACTGCTGGCGGGCATCATCCTGTGCGGCGGAGTGCTGGGGCCGGTGCTGATGCTGACGGGGCTCGGACGGCTGTCTGGAGTGGCGGCATCACTGATGCTCAACCTGGAGGGGCCGCTCACGCTGTTGCTGGCGCTCCTCGTCTTCGGCGAGCACCTGGGGCGCTCGGGCCTGCTCGCCGCAGGCTTCATCTTCAGCGGGGCGGTGGTGCTGGGCGTCGAGGCGGGAGAGGTTCATGGGGATGCGCTCGGGGCGCTGTGCCTGGCGGGTGCGTGTCTGGCCTGGGCCGTGGACAACAACCTGACCCAGCGGCTTTCCCTCAAGGATCCGGTGGCGCTCGTACGGGTGAAAGCACTGGGCGCTGGCGCGTGCACGCTCGTTCTTGCCTTGCTGACCGGACAATCCTGGCCTCCCGCACCGGTGATCGCCGCCGCGCTCGTTCTGGGCCTGGGCAGTTATGGCCTGAGCATCGTGCTCGACACTCACGCCCTGCGCCTGCTCGGAGCCGCGCGCGAGGCCGCCTACTTCGCTACGGCTCCTTTTGTTGGGGCCCTGGTGGCCGTGCCCTTGCTGGACGAGCGGTTCCAAGTCCTGGAGTGGGTCGCGGGCGCGCTGATGGCTGCGGGTGTCCTCCTGCTCCTGCGCGAGCGCCACGTCCACGTCCACACGCACACGGCCCTGGAGCACGAGCACCTGCACGTCCACGACGCGCACCACCAGCACGAGCATCCGGGAATGACTCGGGTCTCCGAGCCCCACAGCCACCCGCATCGGCACGTGCCCATCACCCATGATCATCCGCACGTGTCGGATCTCCACCACCGGCACCAGCACTGA
- a CDS encoding response regulator produces MKPQLLIVENTRTMRETLRLLLSGEFDCTVAESGEAGLAKMLERPPDLLLSDVNMDGMDGYALCHRVRTEPRLKHIQVAFLSGYPPRLGEPALAQPDIYLLKPAKPPELIAKLHALLRQRPPADSSLVELTPEG; encoded by the coding sequence GTGAAGCCTCAGCTGCTCATCGTAGAGAACACCCGGACCATGCGCGAGACGCTGCGCCTGCTGTTGTCCGGAGAGTTCGACTGCACCGTGGCCGAGAGCGGCGAGGCTGGACTGGCGAAGATGCTGGAGCGCCCGCCGGACCTGCTGCTGTCGGACGTGAACATGGACGGCATGGACGGCTACGCACTGTGCCATCGGGTCCGCACCGAGCCTCGGCTGAAGCACATCCAGGTGGCCTTCCTCAGCGGCTATCCGCCCCGGCTGGGGGAGCCCGCCCTGGCGCAGCCGGACATCTACCTGCTGAAGCCGGCCAAGCCCCCCGAGCTCATCGCCAAGCTCCACGCGCTGCTGCGGCAGCGTCCTCCGGCGGACAGCTCGCTGGTCGAGCTCACCCCCGAGGGCTGA
- the pruA gene encoding L-glutamate gamma-semialdehyde dehydrogenase, whose amino-acid sequence MINAIARVPPPQNEPILPYTPGAPERTALQATLQRMASERIEIPVIIGGKHIRTGKTDPVRMPHKHSHVLATLHEADASHVEQAIQNALSVKDEWARIPFTERAAIFLRAAELLATRYRPILNAATMLGQSKTAHQAEIDAACEAIDFLRFNVHFAERLLAEQPLSSPQTWNLMDYRPLDGFVFAVAPFNFTSITLNLATAPAIMGNVVLLKPSSTSAFSSWYIMELLREAGLPDGVINFLPGDGPTIGNPALASPHLGGIHFTGSTPTFQGMWRTVGENIHRYKQYPRLVGETGGKDFIFAHASAADDVDALATAIVRGGFEYQGQKCSAASRVYVPESLWPKLKARVQEFTAELRMGDVTDFRNFMGAVIDEKSFKRVSSYIELAKQGGSEATIITGGDADRSEGWFVKPTVVQLTNPRHRIMQEEIFAPLVGVHVYPDARFEETLRECDQTAAYALTGAVFARDRKAISTAMRELRGTAGNFYINDKPTGAVVGQQPFGGSRNSGTNDKAGSMLNLVRWTSPRTIKENFAPPTRVPYPFMQG is encoded by the coding sequence GTGATCAACGCCATCGCCCGCGTTCCCCCTCCGCAGAACGAGCCCATCCTCCCCTACACGCCCGGCGCCCCCGAGCGCACCGCGCTGCAGGCCACGCTCCAGCGCATGGCCTCCGAGCGCATCGAGATTCCCGTCATCATCGGCGGCAAGCACATCCGCACCGGCAAGACGGACCCGGTGCGGATGCCGCACAAGCACTCGCACGTGCTGGCCACGCTGCACGAGGCGGACGCCAGCCATGTGGAGCAGGCCATCCAGAACGCGCTGTCGGTGAAGGACGAGTGGGCCCGCATTCCGTTCACCGAGCGCGCCGCCATCTTCCTGCGCGCGGCGGAGCTGTTGGCCACGCGCTACCGCCCCATCCTGAACGCGGCCACCATGCTGGGCCAGTCGAAGACGGCGCACCAGGCGGAGATCGACGCGGCGTGCGAGGCGATCGACTTCCTGCGCTTCAACGTGCACTTCGCCGAGCGCCTTCTGGCCGAGCAGCCGTTGAGTTCGCCGCAGACGTGGAACCTGATGGACTACCGTCCGCTGGACGGGTTCGTGTTCGCGGTGGCGCCGTTCAACTTCACGTCCATTACGCTGAACCTGGCCACCGCGCCGGCCATCATGGGCAACGTGGTGCTGCTCAAGCCGTCCTCCACGTCGGCGTTCAGCTCCTGGTACATCATGGAGCTGCTGCGCGAGGCGGGGCTGCCGGACGGAGTCATCAACTTCCTGCCCGGGGATGGTCCGACGATCGGCAACCCGGCGCTGGCCAGCCCGCACCTGGGCGGCATCCACTTCACGGGCTCCACGCCGACGTTCCAGGGCATGTGGCGCACGGTGGGCGAGAACATCCACCGCTACAAGCAGTACCCACGGCTGGTGGGCGAGACGGGCGGTAAGGACTTCATCTTCGCGCACGCCTCGGCGGCGGATGATGTGGACGCGCTGGCGACGGCGATTGTCCGCGGCGGCTTCGAGTACCAGGGGCAGAAGTGCTCGGCGGCCTCGCGCGTGTACGTGCCCGAGTCGCTGTGGCCCAAGCTGAAGGCGCGGGTGCAGGAGTTCACCGCCGAGCTGCGAATGGGCGATGTGACGGACTTCCGCAACTTCATGGGCGCGGTGATCGACGAGAAGTCATTCAAGCGGGTGTCCTCGTACATCGAGCTGGCGAAGCAGGGCGGCTCGGAGGCGACGATCATCACCGGCGGAGACGCGGACCGGAGCGAGGGCTGGTTCGTGAAGCCCACGGTGGTGCAGCTGACCAACCCGCGCCACCGCATCATGCAGGAGGAGATCTTCGCGCCGCTGGTGGGCGTGCACGTGTATCCGGACGCGCGCTTCGAGGAGACGCTGCGCGAGTGCGATCAGACGGCGGCATACGCGCTCACGGGCGCGGTGTTCGCACGGGACCGGAAGGCGATCTCCACGGCGATGCGGGAGCTGCGCGGCACGGCCGGCAACTTCTACATCAACGACAAGCCCACGGGGGCGGTGGTGGGGCAGCAGCCGTTCGGCGGTTCGAGGAACTCGGGCACCAACGACAAGGCGGGCTCGATGCTGAACCTGGTGCGGTGGACGAGCCCTCGCACCATCAAGGAGAACTTCGCGCCGCCGACGCGGGTGCCCTACCCGTTCATGCAGGGCTGA
- a CDS encoding aldose epimerase has product MPFQGLGGLETYVLEDGEARVEVIPSRGALVTRMNVGGDELLYLDESTVVDLSKNVRGGIPVLFPIAGKLPGDTYPVGRQAYSMTQHGFARRLPWTVRQAEREMLVLGLSATEETLRQFPWRFDAQLTLSLDGPQLTLDFDVENRDERPLPVHLGFHPYFHVLDMVKAAASVATDATKAWDNRQGKVVPFRGLNLTAPEVDLHLLDHSEAGTTLHRGLGRRPVKLTWSIEFQRMVVWTLQGKDFVCVEPWTASAGALATGEGLLHVAPGERFSLIFGIGA; this is encoded by the coding sequence ATGCCGTTCCAGGGACTCGGAGGGCTGGAGACATACGTGCTCGAGGATGGGGAGGCCCGGGTGGAGGTCATCCCCAGCCGAGGGGCGCTCGTCACGCGCATGAACGTGGGCGGGGACGAGCTGCTCTACCTGGACGAGAGCACGGTGGTGGACCTGTCGAAGAACGTGCGCGGGGGGATTCCGGTGCTGTTCCCCATCGCGGGGAAGCTGCCGGGGGACACGTACCCGGTGGGACGGCAGGCGTACTCGATGACGCAGCACGGGTTCGCCCGGAGGCTGCCGTGGACGGTGCGGCAGGCGGAGCGGGAGATGTTGGTGCTGGGGCTGAGCGCCACGGAGGAGACGCTGCGACAGTTCCCGTGGCGCTTCGACGCGCAGCTCACGCTGTCGCTAGACGGACCGCAGCTCACGTTGGACTTCGACGTGGAGAACCGGGACGAGCGCCCGCTGCCGGTGCACCTGGGGTTCCACCCGTACTTCCACGTGCTGGACATGGTGAAAGCCGCGGCGAGCGTGGCCACGGATGCGACGAAGGCGTGGGACAACCGTCAAGGGAAGGTGGTGCCCTTCAGAGGGCTGAACCTGACGGCGCCCGAGGTGGACTTGCACCTGCTGGACCACTCGGAGGCAGGGACGACACTGCACCGAGGCTTGGGACGGAGGCCGGTGAAGCTCACGTGGAGCATCGAGTTCCAGCGGATGGTGGTGTGGACACTGCAGGGGAAGGACTTCGTCTGCGTGGAGCCGTGGACGGCGTCCGCAGGAGCTCTGGCCACGGGCGAGGGACTGCTCCACGTGGCCCCGGGCGAGCGCTTCTCGCTCATCTTCGGCATCGGCGCCTGA
- a CDS encoding DUSAM domain-containing protein — protein sequence MEPRDATLDALWNQLWELEQLVHRGGDLELTGDVRNLLLRAAPTVALGEAEAMAALLSVEGAIELLGKIRARVREGSHRLGNALHRMYRLQEQGKLDEARQQMRDLLSVEVVPLYREIAEGELEKMEGAS from the coding sequence ATGGAGCCCCGAGACGCGACACTCGATGCGCTCTGGAACCAGCTCTGGGAACTCGAACAACTGGTTCACCGGGGCGGAGACCTCGAACTCACCGGCGATGTGCGCAATCTGCTCCTTCGCGCGGCCCCAACGGTAGCCCTCGGCGAAGCCGAGGCCATGGCAGCGCTCTTGAGCGTGGAGGGCGCTATCGAGTTACTGGGGAAGATCCGAGCGCGCGTCCGTGAGGGCTCGCATCGGCTCGGCAATGCTCTCCATCGAATGTACCGCCTTCAGGAGCAAGGGAAGCTCGATGAGGCGCGCCAGCAGATGCGCGACCTGCTGAGTGTGGAGGTCGTCCCCTTGTATCGAGAGATTGCCGAAGGCGAACTCGAGAAGATGGAGGGGGCGTCGTAG
- a CDS encoding MBL fold metallo-hydrolase: MPRIAFMLMLALVAGCASVQRPAGAEVTLTSSGDARVGTYVSSPWGFSTSSYWIEGPEGLILIDTQFLPSAAEEFVNWAEQVTGKKALLAIVLHPNPDKFNGTNVLRKRGIRVVTSEQVRALVPHVHQIRTASFYERYKPDYPTEVPLPESFGSATTELSAGGVTVKAHVMGAGCSEAHVVVEYEGHLFPGDMIASNTHSWLEIGRTDEWLKRIDEMKALKPKWVHPGRGPSGNAGLLDMERAYLQRVIAEVAAEKPQGKPTDAALERIQSRLVEAYPGYRLEVFLNIGLPAEWARQAQAFGAAK, encoded by the coding sequence ATGCCTCGCATTGCTTTCATGCTGATGCTCGCGCTCGTCGCGGGTTGTGCCTCTGTCCAGCGCCCCGCGGGCGCGGAGGTGACGCTGACCTCCAGCGGTGACGCGCGGGTGGGCACGTACGTGTCCTCGCCGTGGGGGTTCAGCACCTCGTCGTACTGGATCGAGGGCCCCGAGGGGTTGATCCTCATCGACACGCAGTTCTTGCCGTCGGCCGCCGAGGAGTTCGTGAACTGGGCGGAGCAGGTGACGGGGAAGAAGGCGCTGCTGGCCATCGTGCTGCACCCGAACCCGGACAAGTTCAACGGGACGAACGTGCTGCGCAAGCGGGGCATCCGCGTGGTGACGAGCGAGCAGGTGCGCGCGCTCGTTCCCCACGTGCACCAGATCCGCACCGCGTCCTTCTACGAGCGCTACAAGCCGGACTACCCGACGGAGGTGCCGCTGCCGGAGAGCTTCGGCTCGGCCACGACGGAGTTGAGCGCGGGCGGCGTGACGGTGAAGGCCCACGTGATGGGCGCGGGCTGCAGCGAGGCCCACGTGGTGGTCGAGTACGAGGGCCATCTGTTCCCGGGGGACATGATCGCGAGCAACACGCACAGCTGGCTGGAGATCGGCAGGACGGATGAGTGGCTGAAGCGCATCGACGAGATGAAGGCGCTGAAGCCCAAATGGGTACACCCGGGCCGAGGGCCCTCGGGGAACGCGGGCTTGCTGGACATGGAGCGTGCCTACCTGCAGCGGGTCATCGCCGAGGTGGCGGCGGAGAAGCCGCAGGGGAAGCCGACGGACGCGGCGCTCGAGCGCATCCAGTCGCGGCTGGTGGAGGCGTATCCGGGCTACCGGCTCGAGGTGTTCCTGAACATTGGTCTGCCGGCGGAGTGGGCGCGGCAGGCGCAGGCTTTCGGGGCGGCGAAGTAG